From one Triticum urartu cultivar G1812 chromosome 3, Tu2.1, whole genome shotgun sequence genomic stretch:
- the LOC125542350 gene encoding uncharacterized protein LOC125542350, with protein sequence MPQSNEILPGLLAAKAIAARHQIREVIDGVAQFVTEVGLRQCAIREYNAHHITGDESGYWMAELEWVYREMVPVYASVQGMFLVRDPQFAAVLGNEQEIQLRNILIDANYTVHSINRLFLVMGSSASLFQYIVNNCSLLDPVAHQEAETVLSEVTNIGRLIQAFAGNLQFHLEVVANICNAGMLVPPVHQD encoded by the coding sequence ATGCCGCAATCAAATGAAATCTTACCTGGCCTACTAGCTGCGAAAGCTATTGCAGCACGCCATCAGATCCGTGAGGTCATTGATGGCGTAGCACAGTTTGTGACCGAAGTCGGGCTTCGGCAATGTGCCATTCGAGAATACAACGCCCATCACATCACCGGCGACGAATCTGGTTACTGGATGGCTGAGCTTGAGTGGGTGTACCGAGAAATGGTGCCCGTGTATGCATCTGTTCAAGGAATGTTCCTTGTGCGTGATCCTCAGTTTGCAGCTGTGCTGGGAAACGAGCAGGAAATACAGTTGAGAAACATTCTGATAGATGCCAATTATACAGTTCACTCGATCAACCGTTTGTTCTTGGTGATGGGGAGCAGCGCATCATTGTTTCAGTATATTGTGAATAATTGCTCGCTTTTGGATCCAGTAGCTCATCAGGAGGCAGAAACCGTATTAAGCGAGGTCACTAATATCGGTCGCCTCATACAAGCTTTTGCAGGCAATCTCCAGTTCCATTTGGAGGTTGTTGCAAATATTTGCAATGCGGGCATGTTGGTTCCACCCGTGCACCAGGACTAG
- the LOC125547590 gene encoding uncharacterized protein LOC125547590 has translation MAAAGNQPHLPHPSPATLLNAVLDESTSLDNRNDQWTEEAARELGNIAVAVRANAQARNVAGTRAELTSTVQHLTPLLCHFMSEGLQMRKLRRMFRTAVGAPMVPAAAPDLPPFFHVGDQCMSQAEISNGILRNTSESMSGRVNAALTLLDAVEAGATNPDEVWGSINEHLEEVTTYTEMMVAQHTALSLHMRCVVMSIAAGVRLYLPA, from the coding sequence ATGGCCGCCGCAGGGAACCAGCCCCACCTCCCCCACCCAAGCCCCGCTACCCTGCTCAACGCCGTGCTGGACGAGTCGACGAGCCTGGACAACAGGAACGACCAGTGGACGGAGGAGGCCGCGCGCGAGCTGGGAAACATCGCGGTCGCCGTCCGCGCCAACGCGCAGGCCAGGAACGTCGCCGGTACCAGGGCCGAGCTCACGTCGACGGTTCAGCACCTGACGCCGCTCTTGTGTCACTTCATGAGCGAAGGCTTGCAGATGCGCAAGCTGCGGCGCATGTTCCGCACGGCGGTGGGGGCGCCGATGGTGCCGGCGGCCGCGCCCGACCTGCCGCCATTTTTCCATGTGGGAGATCAATGCATGTCGCAGGCGGAGATCAGCAATGGGATCCTCCGCAACACATCAGAGAGCATGTCCGGAAGGGTCAACGCGGCGCTGACGCTGTTGGACGCGGTGGAGGCCGGGGCGACCAACCCCGACGAGGTCTGGGGCAGCATCAATGAGCACCTGGAGGAGGTCACCACCTACACGGAGATGATGGTGGCTCAGCACACCGCACTGAGCCTCCACATGCGATGCGTGGTGATGAGCATCGCGGCCGGCGTCCGCCTCTACTTGCCCGCCTAA